The following are from one region of the Gammaproteobacteria bacterium genome:
- a CDS encoding CDP-alcohol phosphatidyltransferase family protein — protein sequence MIRLLIRLQISPNGMSVTGFLVTMVAVGLFVSGMPVAAGLIFLLGSLFDVIDGELARVGNRVTPFGAVIDSLLDRISEGVLLIAIAWYFADRGETASVVITVAGMLGSVSTSYVRARAEAVGTTCTVGWVTRPERIMILTLGMIFGQLFVAIVILFVLTTLTVIQRIVHVHRMLREQKLSSIDETGSGR from the coding sequence ATGATTCGGCTACTGATCCGACTCCAGATCAGCCCGAACGGGATGTCTGTTACCGGATTCTTAGTGACGATGGTCGCGGTCGGACTGTTTGTCAGCGGAATGCCGGTGGCGGCCGGTCTGATTTTTCTTTTGGGAAGCCTGTTTGATGTAATCGATGGAGAGTTGGCCCGTGTCGGCAATCGGGTTACGCCATTTGGCGCGGTCATCGACTCTTTACTTGATCGGATCAGCGAGGGTGTGCTGCTCATTGCTATTGCCTGGTACTTCGCGGATCGCGGCGAAACGGCCAGCGTGGTTATCACCGTGGCAGGAATGCTGGGGTCGGTATCCACGAGTTACGTGCGTGCCCGGGCTGAGGCGGTTGGCACGACCTGCACCGTTGGTTGGGTCACTCGCCCCGAACGAATCATGATCCTGACGTTGGGGATGATTTTCGGCCAGCTGTTTGTTGCCATCGTCATCTTGTTTGTGTTGACAACTCTGACTGTGATTCAACGAATCGTGCACGTTCATCGGATGTTACGGGAACAAAAGTTATCGTCGATAGACGAGACCGGTTCCGGTCGTTGA
- a CDS encoding PfkB family carbohydrate kinase: MPKVCVVGHVTSETIVVSGHRSGPTVGGTGFFSSLAYRKLGLETMLVTKVAANDRQNLLSKLEQADTTIRCLESSETLQFENIYSSSDPNHRLQRILRFADPLTTRDLVDVSADVFHLGPLAVGDIEPALFVDLATRGTVALDVQGLLRLRRPGQVTLQMSPEIRKLVQHTDILKADIEEARLLTGCQTTRDMLTELQSWGPREILITAGSHGSSICSPEGMSEIPAYRPKNTVDSTGCGDTYLAGYVAARLQGLSPYSSAHIGAAAASHKLEYAGPLQASFDALSEQIKLETDAVDPATTDPYREKV; this comes from the coding sequence ATGCCGAAGGTCTGTGTTGTGGGTCATGTCACCTCCGAAACGATTGTGGTCAGCGGACACCGTTCGGGCCCCACCGTCGGCGGAACGGGTTTCTTTTCCTCCCTGGCCTACCGGAAACTGGGTCTGGAGACCATGCTGGTGACGAAAGTTGCAGCCAACGACCGGCAGAATCTTCTGTCAAAGCTCGAGCAAGCCGACACCACGATCCGTTGTCTCGAGTCGTCGGAGACGTTGCAATTTGAAAATATTTACTCCTCTTCCGACCCAAACCACCGGCTCCAGAGAATCTTGAGATTTGCAGATCCGTTAACGACAAGAGACCTGGTCGACGTCTCTGCAGACGTATTTCACCTCGGGCCATTGGCTGTCGGCGATATCGAGCCAGCGCTATTTGTGGACCTTGCCACTCGTGGAACCGTGGCCTTGGACGTACAAGGATTGCTTCGGCTCCGACGACCAGGTCAAGTAACACTGCAAATGTCGCCAGAGATTAGAAAACTGGTTCAACACACTGACATCCTCAAAGCAGATATCGAGGAGGCCCGACTTCTTACTGGATGCCAGACAACCCGGGATATGTTGACAGAATTACAGAGTTGGGGTCCCCGAGAAATTCTGATTACGGCTGGATCTCACGGATCGAGCATTTGCTCGCCTGAGGGAATGTCGGAGATCCCTGCGTACCGTCCAAAAAACACGGTCGACTCAACCGGATGCGGTGATACGTATTTGGCCGGCTATGTGGCAGCCCGATTGCAGGGATTATCACCCTATTCATCTGCCCATATCGGTGCCGCCGCAGCGAGTCACAAACTGGAATACGCCGGCCCTTTGCAGGCAAGCTTTGATGCTCTGTCAGAGCAGATCAAGCTTGAAACGGATGCAGTCGATCCCGCGACAACCGATCCTTACCGGGAAAAAGTGTAA
- a CDS encoding glutathione peroxidase yields the protein MKPFSGCVALAMFFFLNPSMADESCPATLDFSKRYLASETTVRLCDEFAGKVLLVVNTASYCGFTPQFEGLEALYEKYQVRGFAVLGFPSNDFFQEPRGEKKVQEFCRLTYNVQFPMFEKSRVAKWWAEPLYRALAKEAGQYPRWNFHKYLLSREGRVVGSFGSTVRPESDELVEAIESLL from the coding sequence ATGAAACCGTTTTCCGGCTGCGTGGCCCTCGCCATGTTCTTCTTTCTTAATCCGAGCATGGCAGATGAGAGCTGTCCGGCAACACTGGATTTCAGCAAAAGGTATCTCGCCAGCGAGACAACGGTCAGATTGTGTGATGAATTTGCCGGTAAAGTCCTGCTGGTTGTCAACACCGCCAGCTATTGCGGCTTTACTCCGCAATTCGAGGGCCTTGAAGCCCTGTACGAAAAGTACCAGGTTCGTGGATTTGCTGTTCTCGGCTTCCCATCAAATGATTTTTTCCAGGAGCCGCGCGGGGAGAAAAAGGTGCAGGAGTTCTGTCGCCTCACCTACAACGTTCAATTCCCGATGTTCGAGAAAAGCCGGGTCGCCAAATGGTGGGCAGAACCCCTTTACCGCGCCCTCGCTAAGGAAGCTGGCCAGTACCCGCGATGGAACTTCCATAAGTATCTGTTGTCTCGAGAGGGCCGGGTCGTAGGGAGTTTCGGCAGTACGGTCCGACCCGAGAGCGATGAATTGGTCGAGGCAATTGAATCGTTATTGTAG
- a CDS encoding adenosine deaminase — MDEFLSTLPKAELHLHIEGTLEPEMMYALAEHHGIELPWSTAEEIRQAYEFSDLQSFLDIYYRGNDVLRTEQDFFDLTLAYLERAHADAVRHTEIFFDPQSHTNRGIAYDLVLDGITAALREGESRFGITSGLILCFLRHLPAASAMKTLETALARREEILGVGLDSSELGFPPSGFSEVFNRARAKGLHLVAHAGEEGPSNYIREALDTLNVERIDHGVRCLEDLALVEQLRFSQIPLTVCPLSNIQLKVFAQMSEHNIEKLTQAGLQVTINSDDPAYFGGYINANYASVQRAFSLDRTALAQYAVNSVKASFASAERKNALLNEIREVTSQFRLG; from the coding sequence CTGGATGAATTTCTTAGCACTCTGCCGAAAGCTGAACTGCACCTACACATCGAGGGAACGCTAGAACCCGAGATGATGTATGCCCTGGCTGAGCATCACGGTATTGAGCTGCCGTGGAGCACTGCCGAGGAAATCCGACAGGCCTATGAATTTTCTGACCTTCAGTCGTTTCTCGACATCTACTATCGAGGCAACGACGTGTTGCGGACCGAACAGGATTTTTTCGATCTGACACTGGCCTACCTTGAGAGAGCTCATGCCGATGCCGTTCGCCACACCGAGATTTTCTTTGATCCGCAGAGCCATACCAATCGGGGAATTGCCTACGATCTGGTTCTGGATGGGATCACGGCGGCACTCCGGGAGGGTGAGAGCAGATTCGGGATCACCTCCGGGCTGATTCTCTGCTTTCTTCGGCATCTGCCCGCCGCGTCAGCGATGAAGACGCTGGAGACTGCGCTTGCAAGGCGTGAGGAAATCCTTGGGGTCGGTCTTGACTCCTCGGAGCTTGGGTTTCCGCCATCCGGATTCAGCGAAGTTTTTAACCGGGCGCGAGCGAAAGGGTTACATCTGGTGGCACATGCGGGGGAAGAAGGCCCGTCCAACTACATCCGAGAAGCGTTGGATACCCTCAATGTTGAGCGCATCGATCACGGTGTTCGTTGTTTAGAAGACCTGGCGCTGGTCGAGCAGTTGCGGTTTTCGCAGATACCGTTGACCGTCTGCCCGCTGTCAAACATCCAGCTGAAGGTGTTTGCACAGATGTCCGAACACAATATCGAAAAACTCACCCAGGCCGGCCTTCAGGTCACTATCAATTCAGACGATCCCGCTTATTTTGGCGGCTATATTAATGCCAACTATGCGAGCGTGCAGCGTGCATTCAGCCTCGACCGGACCGCGCTCGCCCAATACGCGGTTAATTCTGTCAAGGCGAGTTTTGCGTCGGCGGAGCGCAAAAATGCCCTTCTCAATGAGATCAGAGAAGTCACCTCCCAATTCCGTCTCGGCTGA
- a CDS encoding IS481 family transposase, with amino-acid sequence MTHAEREVNRKLRILNHAEESGNIAKTCRYFGIPRSLFYVWRNAYRQHGNEGLKCKKPIPRTHPNQTPDEIVEKILYLRRKYHLGPTRIMWYVARYHSMRVSDATIYRVLKRHGVNRLPGRPGRRKIHTKRYNKQVPGHHIQMDVKFLIFKGKNGQKLKRYQYTAIDDATRVRALKVYTRHTQKNAIHFVDYVINKFPFRIQQIRTDRGHEFQALFHWHVEDKGIRHVSIKPRSPQLNGKVERSHRSDQEEFYQLLTYKNDVDLEKRLYEWEQFYNFARPHGAHKGKTPYESLRDKLA; translated from the coding sequence ATGACTCACGCTGAAAGAGAGGTAAATCGTAAATTACGTATCCTTAATCACGCCGAAGAATCCGGGAATATTGCTAAAACGTGCCGTTATTTTGGCATCCCACGATCCTTGTTTTATGTTTGGCGAAATGCCTATCGCCAACACGGTAATGAAGGACTCAAATGCAAGAAGCCTATCCCCAGGACACACCCCAATCAAACACCGGATGAGATTGTTGAAAAGATTTTATATCTGAGACGCAAATACCACTTGGGACCCACTCGGATCATGTGGTACGTGGCACGCTATCATTCGATGCGTGTATCGGATGCCACGATATACAGAGTATTGAAAAGGCACGGTGTTAATCGATTACCAGGGCGTCCGGGGCGCCGAAAAATCCACACTAAACGCTACAACAAACAAGTTCCTGGCCACCACATTCAGATGGATGTTAAGTTTCTAATATTCAAAGGAAAGAACGGCCAAAAGCTCAAACGCTATCAATATACCGCGATTGATGACGCGACACGGGTCAGGGCCTTGAAGGTTTATACACGCCACACCCAGAAAAATGCAATTCATTTTGTCGATTATGTCATCAACAAGTTTCCATTCCGTATACAGCAGATCAGAACGGATCGTGGTCATGAATTCCAGGCTCTGTTCCACTGGCATGTCGAAGACAAGGGCATTCGGCATGTCTCTATCAAACCGCGCTCGCCTCAGCTCAACGGCAAAGTAGAACGATCTCATCGATCAGATCAGGAGGAGTTTTACCAGTTACTGACGTACAAAAATGACGTTGATTTGGAAAAAAGGCTCTATGAGTGGGAACAGTTTTATAACTTTGCAAGACCGCATGGTGCCCATAAGGGAAAAACCCCTTATGAATCTCTCAGAGATAAGTTAGCATGA
- a CDS encoding S1C family serine protease, translating to MSEIPQTAQPRQEELSYDLKRALSAIVSVRTQIPKTAMTARILGTERAGHGVLIRENGLIVTIGYLVTEAETIWLIDNKGGATNAHTVAYDQETGFGLIQALGRLDLSTLEMGSSADVSEGESVVLAGHGGRENAISARVQAKREFAGYWEYLLNEAIFTAPPHPSWSGTGLIGHDGTLRGIGSLLVPQVISGGDSVNGNMVVPIDILKPIMDELLTYGRTQKPARPWLGMMTTEMDDALVVAGVAEGGPAQRADVRVGDFILGVGGQPVKELAEMFRRVWATGEAGVGIPLTLSRDGEMLDLTVQSVNRSDSLNSPQLH from the coding sequence ATGTCAGAAATACCACAAACTGCGCAACCGCGACAGGAAGAACTTTCTTACGATTTGAAACGGGCGCTGTCCGCTATCGTATCCGTCCGCACGCAGATTCCTAAAACTGCGATGACGGCCAGGATACTCGGCACGGAACGGGCGGGCCACGGCGTGCTGATCCGGGAAAACGGGTTGATCGTGACGATCGGATATCTGGTGACAGAGGCGGAGACTATTTGGCTCATCGACAACAAGGGCGGTGCGACCAACGCTCATACTGTCGCCTACGATCAGGAAACCGGTTTTGGCCTGATCCAGGCTTTGGGACGGCTAGATCTGTCGACGCTCGAAATGGGCAGTTCGGCCGACGTCAGTGAAGGCGAGTCGGTGGTATTGGCAGGTCATGGCGGCCGTGAAAACGCCATCTCGGCGCGGGTACAGGCCAAGCGCGAATTCGCTGGCTATTGGGAATATCTGCTCAATGAAGCGATTTTTACCGCCCCGCCACACCCCAGTTGGAGCGGGACCGGACTGATCGGTCATGATGGCACATTGCGTGGTATCGGTTCGCTGCTCGTGCCGCAGGTCATCTCTGGCGGCGATTCGGTCAACGGCAATATGGTTGTTCCGATCGATATATTGAAACCGATCATGGACGAGTTGCTGACCTACGGAAGGACCCAGAAACCGGCGCGTCCTTGGCTTGGCATGATGACGACCGAGATGGATGACGCGCTGGTCGTCGCCGGCGTCGCGGAGGGAGGGCCAGCGCAGCGCGCCGACGTGCGGGTCGGCGACTTCATACTCGGTGTTGGCGGTCAGCCCGTCAAGGAACTGGCCGAAATGTTCCGCCGAGTCTGGGCGACCGGCGAGGCGGGCGTCGGTATTCCGCTGACCCTGTCGCGCGATGGCGAGATGCTCGATCTGACGGTTCAGTCGGTGAACCGGTCGGACTCGCTGAACTCGCCGCAGCTACATTGA